The window TGAGTAGAGGTTAGATCAAACATTTTCATCACCCCATATAATGCTTTCGTAATCTGTTACAAGTTCTTTCGTGTTTTTTACTTCAGCCAATCGTTTTATCTTACCTTTTTCTAAAAGTAGCACACGATCACATAAGTACTTAACCAATTCAGTTTGGTGACTGACAAAGATAATCGTTGTTTTAAACTCTTGATTAATTTGTTTTAATAAACTTAGAATTTCATAGGCAGTCGCATCATCTAAACTTGAAGTAGGTTCATCAGCGTAGATGACTTTAGGTTGAGTGACTAATGCTCTTGCAATCGATATTCTTTGTGCTTCTCCACCAGATAAAGTAATTGGATATTCTTTTTCTTTGTGTATTAAGCCAACATAGCTAAGCATCTTTTTAGACTTTTCTAAAGCTTCTTTTTTACTGATACCTCTTAAAATTAAGGGAAGTGCGATATTTTCTAACACACTTAAGTTATATAGAAGTGAAAAACTTTGATGGATATATGATGTTTCTAAGAGCAATTGTCTTTGTTCATGGTGTGTTAAGTTTTTTGTGTCTTTGTCTAAGAAAATAAATTCACCCTCATCGTAAGTCGATTGAAAGGATAAAATTTTTAATAATGTAGACTTACCGACACCGCTTTTACCGATTATCCCAAAAATTTCGCCTGACTTTATTTCGAATGTTACGCCGTCAAGGGCTGAAACAATATTTTTCTTATCTTTAAAAGTCTTTTTAATGTTAGTTAATTTAAACATATATTCACCCGAATTTCTGCATTTCCCTATACATTATACATGTTTGAATATTATTTTCTCTCATTGTAACTTTTTTTACGAAAAAATCGTTATTTTTATGATATGATTAAACTTACTATAAAAATTAATCAAGAGGAATAACGAAAAAA of the Acholeplasma hippikon genome contains:
- a CDS encoding ABC transporter ATP-binding protein; amino-acid sequence: MFKLTNIKKTFKDKKNIVSALDGVTFEIKSGEIFGIIGKSGVGKSTLLKILSFQSTYDEGEFIFLDKDTKNLTHHEQRQLLLETSYIHQSFSLLYNLSVLENIALPLILRGISKKEALEKSKKMLSYVGLIHKEKEYPITLSGGEAQRISIARALVTQPKVIYADEPTSSLDDATAYEILSLLKQINQEFKTTIIFVSHQTELVKYLCDRVLLLEKGKIKRLAEVKNTKELVTDYESIIWGDENV